ACATTCAACCGCATCATGGAAATATCTTGGTTATTGTAATAATGTTCTGAGAACCTCTGGCATATTAACAAAAAATACATGTGAAGTGCAAATAGATACTAATGCTAGCAAAATATTTCAGATGACAGAGCTATAATTGTTTTATATTACAGTATTCTCCAATTACATTGTTATTAACCTGGAGATGGTAACCCTTAAACTTGTGATCCAGATTACTTCATCCCCATCACATAAAAGAGGTGGTAAGTACAAACAACTATTTATTTGCTGCCAGTGTACACTAAGACATTTATAGCATTTGCAATGCTACAAAGTGCTATTTAATGAGTAAATTTGCAGTATACTGGCTTACTGACATCCTCTACTGCTGTGGTCCATTTGGATTCACATTGGATCAAAGACCAAACATCTATCAACTCTATAAATTTCAGGATAAgtctaaatgtaggggaaatagaattaattaaaaacagaaaaccaaaaatattggaaaatggaatacaatgagCTTTTTCTACATTCTTAGatggcagtttaaaaaaaaaatgaaagcagagTTGTATAAACAGATGACAGTATCACAGGTCAGACAATTAATGATTACAGTATAAATACGTATTTGGTGCTGAAATTGAGTTATTTGTCAATAAGAAACAATTAAAATGTTGGACCATTTATAATGTGTCTTAAATTGGCTCAATCCTTTTCCTAGTCTTGAGCTTGCAGACTTGCACTCAGGGGATAGGGTCCAAAAGGCAATTAGATTAACAACATCAACGTTAAAAGTTGCAGTTTTAAAACTAAATACATTGCTCCAAATTAGCTTGAGTTTTGCTCATCAAAGCTGGTGTTCGGAGTCAAGGAGCAAGGAGGACTTTTGGGATGAGCCATCTGAAATAGAGCAGAAAATTCATTAACTCAGCGAGCAGCAGATATTTCAAAACATCGGTTAGACCAGCGCACTACTTTCTTCCTTTCACAAATCAAACAAATGTTGGCTTCTTTTCTTCTAGGTCAAAGTTCCCAAATTTTTTTCTGCTGAGAGCAATTCAGAGGTTTGAGCAGGAACCCCTAAGTGCTGATATTATTGTTGAATTGCTTTCTCAACTTAAGATGATGTCAAGTGAACAGTAACAGAAAATTCAAACAGGGCAAAATCAATTATTCCTGACTGGAGCAAAGGACTAGGCAGAAAATGTATTTCTAAGGGAAAGATTTTTTTCTCCCCCAAAATGGGCACCCTAGCGTTCATGACATTTCAGGATTTGATAACCAAGGAAGGTGCATTCAGGATACAGCCAAATAGGTCACATATTGTAAAAactgtctttttaaaaacaaaaaaaatcaattgtggactgaaatgggaaaaggacagtTTAAAAACTAAGAACTGTGGAAAGGATTACAGTACTTTTTGATAAGCAATTACCGAACATTTATTTTAAGTGcagtttaaatgtttttaaaaaaagaatcaacctgttcagtgatgttatttcacacctctggagcaggtgggacctgaatccaggcctcctggcacATAGGTAGGGgcattaccattgtgccacaggTAGTGGAACCAAGGAGCGTGTACAAAGGGTGATTGGTCTGTGAAGTGGTGACCAATTGATGACGAAGGCATGCTgtctgccaacaactatgtgatttaCTCCCAGGCAGCTGAGCAGTTTGTGTGTGAATGTTTGGTCAGAAACCAGCAGACCTCCAATAAAGAAGATGCTGTTCTCTTCTTTGGAGTTAAAAAGCCTCAAGTCTGAAGAAAGTCAGTTTCATTTGTCTCAAAAGTTGCTGCAAGCTGTGGCTTTTAGCCAATAAGTTGGAGATTTTATAAATGAGAACATTGCGGTCCATGCCTCCTACAAGCATGTAAAAATAACTGGAAAAGGAAAATTGAACAGCAGTAAAATACTGATGAGTTAAAAACCTGCAGACAGGGACCATCGAACTGCTATCGCAATCCTTTCTCCAACCTATTACAACCATGTGTTAtttgtgtttgtttatttatAATAATTAGTAATTTTTGTTAAATACTGAAACCTGGTCCATCATTTCTGTTTACCTTGGTCTAAGAAACAGGTGAATTTGAGAATTTTGCACatgttgaagggcagaatggcctactcctgcacctattgtctattgataaaacctttaatttttgtgatgatTCCAAGAAGAGTAACACTTCATTTCCAACAAACTACCACTGTGAGGTGCAACAGTATCAACCCATAAATCTTTACAGCCCCTGCCACTGGTGTGGGATAAGAGTGGGAGAAATTCCTGGTAAGCCAACTGGAAGAAAGAAATTGGATTCTCTACCACCGCTGTATGGACATAACAAGCCAAAAAAAAAGGATTGTTCACAGTGCTTCAGAGAGAGAAAGTATAGTAACAACATGCTGCAATTTATTTCTCTACAAGGGAACCCATTAGCTCACTTTTTAACAAGCTGGAGCAGGGTACTTAAATTTCCTGAGGACAGACATTGCTTGGTAGACACATTGGAGTTTGAATAGAGTCAAATCAGAAAATCGGCCAGAAAACGGATAGTGCTGCAGCACCACCGATGGAGAAAACATATCTTACAGCTATTATTCAGTCTTCTCAGGTTCTCCACCGAAAGATAGGTCTtggattcaattcctgactcGCTGGGGTGACCAGCAAGGTTTCTTCTCCTCAACGTCCCCTTGCTTGAGgtgaggtgaccctcaggttatacCAGCAACCGATCCTGTTCTCATTTTcttgtagatgtgatctatatggacttcagtaaggcgttcgacaaggttccccatgggagactgattaacaaggttagatctcacagaatacagggagaactatccaattgaatacagaactggctcaaaggtagaagacagagggtgttgatggagggttgtttttcagactggaggcctgtgaccagtggagtgccacaaggatggtgctgggtcctctactttttgtcatttacataaatgatttagatgcaagcataagagcattggaggtgtagtggacagcgaagagggttacctcagattacaacaggatcttgaccagatgggccaatgggctgagaagtggcagatggagtttaattcagataaatgcgaggtgctgcattttgggaaagcaaatcttagcaggacttatatacttgggagtcctagtaaggtcctagggagtgttgctgaacaaagagaccttggagtgcaggttcatagctccttgaaagcggagttgcaggtagctaggacagtgaagaaggagtttggtatgcttttctttattggtcagagtattgagtacaggaattgaaaggtcatgttgcggctgtgcaggacattggttaggccactgttggaatattgtgtgcaattctagtctccttcctatcggaaagatgttgtgaaacttgaaaggattcagaaaagatttacaaggatgttgccagggttggaggatttgagctatagggagaggctgaacaggctggggctgttttccctcgagcatcagaggctgaggggtgacattatagaggtttacaaaattatgcggggcatggataggtaactgggcaaagtcttttccctggggtcagggagtccagaactagagggcataggtttagggtgagaggggaaagatataaaagagacctaaggagcaaggttttcacacagagggtggtacgtgtatggaatgaggtgccagaggaagtggtggaggctggtacaattgcaacatttgagaggcatttggatgggtatatgattaggaagggtttggagggatatgggccgagtgctggcaggtgggactagattgggttgggatatctggtcggcatggacgggttggaccgaaggttttgtttccatgctgtacatctctatgactctctctcaaATGAGATAGCAGCTATATAGTCTGGTAAGACTTTATGACTTTGCCTTTACTCTGGAGCTTTGAATAGTGGTGGTACATacttcaattttctttccatcacataGCTTACATAATCTCTCCCATTCTTACCTCCTGCCATTGGCATAGGTTAGAAAGATTTGCTGGTAGATACTTAACTTGTCTGGCCACATTTTGAACCCATCTTGGCTATCAAATCCTGGAATCACTGCATTACAAATCTTTCCTCCATTAGTCATTAGCTACATAcaatctgctcagtttctgcaACCCCACAGTCCCAACATTCACCAATAACCCCAAGTTTGGAAACATTTGAGTAAATTAAATGGGACATTGAAAGCTGGGCCAAACAGACTGGCCATGTCAGGCTTAAGCCAACGTTTTGGAGGCTCactattacctagtatggtgacgaaatgtctgaaaacaaaccttgcagctcagtgagcaaacctacatccagaacctcaacctgagctacaaatcttctcaaatttcGTTAAGCCAAGGTTGCTAAGTCTGGCCAATTCTAGCCTTTGTTTGGTGGAAAGAACCTGTCACTACCTAGTAACATCTACTTTAAAACTGCAAAATAGTTTATGCCCAGTATTATGCCAATGTTCTTTCAAATGATGTGGTATTTCGCAAGGAAACGATTTGGCACATCTCTAATACCCGAGCGGAAGAACTGTTAATTGACAGTTACCTTCTAGCCCAGTAAATGAAGCTACGTGGGAAGGGACTAGTGAGCACTCATGGAAAAGTTGGAAGGTAAAAATAAATACTTTTTCCTTGTATTTTGGGAAAAAGAGATTATTTTGCATAGTTCTAAAACATGTTATGAAGTAGTTCATCTATGTGTGGAGGAGGAACATTTGAGagaaagcaatttaattgttttgCAATTACCTTAAATTTCCGTTTTAGTGCTTGTGTCATAACTGGTGTTAGTCCTGTTCCAGTATCCCGGTTCTCTTTATGGAGAGGTGTGCCACCAGGGCTCCTACAACCATTATTTCACAGGGTAAGTAATAGTATCCAACACCTTCCCAAAACACATTCTTTCAATTCAAAGTTACTTCTGGCATCATCTGTTTTATAGAGCAAGGTTCGAATGAATTaccaagttttaaaacaaaaacaaaaaattattggagaaactcagcacaggtctggcagcatttgtggaaagatagTACAGAATTTCAGAAACCAGTTCTGCAGAAGCgtcactagactcgaaacattaactgtttttctctttccaaagatgctgccaaacctgctgcgtttctccagtaatttcaatgtttttgtttcggatatgcagcatctgcagttgtttttttCTCCCCAAGTTTTGAATATCAGTTTTAATAAATGATGAAACAATATTAATTTACAAAACTTCTGTTTCTGCTCCAGGCACTACTAAGTACTGAGAGGATGGCATTTTAGGAAAAATAATTTAATCCTCGATAAAAAtgggaaagaactgcagatgctggaaatcagaatcaaaaacagaaattgctggaaaggcgcaccaggtctggcagcagctatcaAGAGAAATCAGTCAACGTCTCAGGTGCAGGGACCCCTCCtaaaattttccagcaatttctgaattaGATTGGCACCTTACTTGGGAAGGGGCCAAACGTAGAAAGGAAAACTTCTGAATAACAGCAGGCAAGGGAAGACTGTAAAAGTGAAAAGGCTTCTTCTGGTTTACATGATTGAAGGAGCATGGGTATGTCAAAGATATAAAAATCTCCAATGTTTTATTTCTAAACAATTGAGCAAGCCAATTTTAACAAGAATGGCAATAGAGTGCCAGTATTGTTTAGCAGATGTGGAGTGGTGGTGAGAGAACTAAGCAAAAGTCCCTCAAATATTAGTCAGGAacatcctattggaaagatgtagaaTTTTGGGATAATCATAATCAAACTTGACAGCAAAATTCACCCTTAGTCAGCAACTTTCCAATGTTCACCACCTCAGATCAACTGAATAATATAGGCTTAATACAGGAAAGAAACCAGTTTGATTAAAACTATAACTCAAGGTGGGATAAATGTTTCCGATTATGAGGTGAAAAATAAAAAAACGATTTTACAGGTTATGATTTAAATGTCCAGTTGTAATATACATGAAAGAAACAGAAGAGAACTTGCTTCATCATTTTTATAACGAGTTGGCTGTGATATACCAAAATTACTATAGTTCATTATAGACTGTTTAAAAATATTAGACAGCAAAATTGTATTAACTGGCACCTACAGGACCAGGAGTGTATCCAAtggatcaaatattctggataatctaGAGGTCCACATATTCAACGTAAAAATGCACATTAAGTAATAGAAATGCAATACATTGGGtaaacacatcactgttatactttatttactaCACATGTCATTCAAATAATAAcataaataaaacttactggcagaCAGCCTTTTCACTTGCACCCTCAACTGCCAACTTGGACATTATGGAGATTACAATAATATGGTAAACCTTCAGTATTTCAGGCATATGattttttgccagtttattgaGAGTGGCAGTTCATTCGTAGCCAGTTAAAACAATGTTTGCTGTATTTACAAAAGTGAATAATGACATTTATTAGCTAATATTACCTTTCTATAGCAACTTTCTTTAGACGTTGCCGAAAATCGACCACAGGTTTATGTGGAGTGTTCCTAATTAAGAAAAAAAGTCCAAAATTGAAGTTACATTTAGGCAATTCTTCATTTAGATTCGACCTTGAAATTTGGAATATTATGCAGACACCATAATTGTACACCtagtccttttaaaaaaaaaaattgaagaaggCATCCACTTTTGACAAGATTTGAACCAATAACATCTTTTACCTTTGGCTCTCATTCCTAATTAACAGAAAAGTTCAAACTTAGAAGATCAAATCTTCATGGAAAAATAAGTTCACACAGAAGTGTTCAACTTATTACTTTGAGAAAATTTTGTTCAAAACATAAAGCAAAATCATTATCATAGTTTGAGTGGGCCCCATAAAGGTTATTGCAATAAACTTCTTGCTAAGAGTTCTGACGACTAACATTTTGAAAACGTTGTCTTATTCAGCTATAATTACACCAAACATAAACAGTGTAATATTGTTTTGATGCATTGTTCATTATTAAAACTTGCAATTCAGGGTGTGATAAAGATTTCCATCTGTGTCAGATGATTTTCAAGTTCCATTCCAGGGGAGTGAGGACATAATCTTGGATGACACTtctagtgcagtactgaggaaatgctatGCAAGCAGAACTGCTGTACATTAGATGAAGCATTAAATTGGTGCCTTGCACACCCTCCCAGGTGGATATAAAGAGATTCCATGATAATAACTCAAAAGCAGGGAACACCTCCCAATTATTACCAttaacatttatttctcaactaGTATCTCTAAAAAGGGTTTCTAGTCATATCGTATTGGTTGTTTGTAGgatctttattagattagattacttacagtgtggaaacaggcccttcggcccaacaagcccacaccgacccggcgaagcgtaacccacccagacccattcccctacatttatcccttcacctaacactacgggcaatttagtatggccaattcacctaacctgcacatttttggtctgtgggaggaaaccggagcacccggaggaaacccacgcagacatgtgaaAAAGGGCTGCAAGATTTAAAATATAACATACTGAACACATTTCAAAAGTACCTGTATTTTGTTATAAACCCTTATCATGAAATATTATGTAAATCCAAGTCTTCATATTTTCTACTCTTTCCACAAATGCAAATGTtcaatttggaaataaaaaccTTCAAAACTAAAGATTTTAACACTTGCTTAAAAACATATTGCTGATAAATAATCATACTGAAATGCTACATATAATTAAAATAATAGTTATTTTGTTACACTATTTAGGGATCACAAGATCATTGTTAGGAAAGGATCTCACAGGCTTACATCATTTTTGCTGATTTCTGTAGTTGGTTAGCTTTTGTCTGGAAATTAAAGCCTTGTAGATCAGAAATTGTGACTAAAGGAGATCTTTTCTTTTCTGGTGTATTCATCTGCAAACAAAGAATGTATCGTAGTACTTCAGACAATAACAACGAAGTAACATGAACATCCACACAACCGAACTTCCAGGCACATCAATGGTTAGGAACATCTGTAATTTATTACACATATtatgcaaagtttaaaaatatatacacaGCACAATTCTGAAGTGAAAAATCTTCCTGTTAAATATCATCTTCATGATCTGGCCAATCAGAGATAATTATTTGTTTGCAATTATGGTCTATAACTTAGCTAAAACTTGTAATCATTATTTTGCTTATTACTTTGATTCAAGTAATGCAACAGCAGGACTAATtatcctctgttccttcacataTTGTTTTGAAAATTCCAGAAAGATTTGCTTGAATGGAAATTTGTACACAGTTCTCACCTctagttcatttactttgttctgCGTCTTCCTCAGTTTCACTTCGAGTAAATCCTTTACCGTCACAGATAATGATCCACCTATCCTCTCAGGATCAGTCTATGAATGCCACAAAGTGTTAGAAAGCACAGTCtgtaataataaaacaaatagcCTCATAATATTAACAccaaccttttttttttcaaatccgtCTGTAGTCTTCCTTAGTTTTACATTAATCAAATCTTTCATAGTTATGGACAGTGGTCTGTTAATTTCCTTAGACAGCGCCTATGAAAGCAAGGAGACAGCAATGAAAAAAATCTACAAGTCACATTATTATTTTGTTTAGAATTGCTTCAGATTATGCTCAAGATAATCGCTGTCATATTTAAAACTTCCAGAGTTGAGAGATTGATATTTGTTGGCTCCAAATTAAGCAACAGATTACAATGAATTTTAACATTGGTGAAAGTGAATAACAATGAAAGTTAGGAGTAGTCTATCAACCAGATTTCCATGGCACAGTACAAGGAAAATTACCCTAATTTTACAGGATGAAGTAAGTGAAGGCAGAAAGTGAATTTTCTCTTTAAAAACTGTCCACAGTAATTTGTCACTTGCAGCTTCAATGCAACCAAATGTCCCATAATTTCCTCAGACTCTTAGTTAATCACTTAATTTTCTCAATATTAGTTGTTCCATCCTAGTTGCTATTTCATGATGATTCTGTTGCAAGAGAATTGGCATAGAATGGCATGCTGTGTCAAAACATCTTAATTCTCAGATTTGGgcagcatagtggttagcactgctgcctcacagtgccagagacccgggttcaattcctgcctcaggggactgactgtgtggagtttgcacattctccccatgtctgcgtgggtttcctcccacagtccaaaaatgtgcaggtcaggtgaattggccgcgctaaattgcccgtagtgttaggtgaaggggtaaatgtaggggaatgggtctgggtaggtggcgggtcggtgtggacttgtttggccgaagggcctgtttccacactgtaagtaatctaatctaatttaagaaAACACCATAATTTTTCTTAGTTCCCAACTCCCTGCCAATGGGAAATGCTCTCTTCTCTTCCTGTTTTCCAACTTTGACAACAATGGAACAGAATGGATTTGGACTTGAATCTGGTCAAATGGTGGCAATAATAATAACTCCTCATTTTTCAAATTCTGCCACTGCATACTTCATGGCCTCAGCTCAACCTGACCCACAATTATactactgttccttcactatcccaGGGTCAAAGTCCTAGAGCtttcttcttaacagcactgtggatgtaccaaAATCACATGGACTAAGTGGTTCGAAAAGTCAACTCAGTGCTGTCATCccaagggcaatttgggatagATAATAAAGGCTGGCCTCATCAATGATGATCACATACTCGAGtcctagaatcatacagcacgaaaacatgATGTTCGGCTTAACTCGTCTTTGttgtgaacaaataaaatatttcGGAATAAAATCTTAAAATGGCATTCCTTCTGCTACAGAAGCAAAGGGTCATCTTGAGAGTTGACTCCAACAGATGCAGGAGTATCAACAGTGGATCAAAGTTGACACTCTGCAGTTTTGGACTTCAGAGTTCAAGCATCTCGGAGACTGCTTCCTCATCCTACGACTGAGATTCGATTCAAGTATATAATTTATGTAGCCATCTACATCACATTagcatcttctcaaaactcaagaTTTAGAGTCAAAAAACCTTAAATAtcgcaaggtcagaagtcatacaacaccaagttatagttcaacaggttgttttgaaatcacaggctttcagagcactgctccttcagccgATGAAGTCacttcaactgatgaaggagcagcactccaaaaacctgcgatttcaaataaacctgttggattataacctggtgttgtgtgacttatgactttgtccacagagtccaacactggcacctccacatcatggcttaaATATCTCAAGTAATAATTCTACAAAAGTTCTGTAATTATTTGAAAACAGAATGAAAATTTCTTGATGATTACAAATAAACATTAAGACTGCAATTTAcatcttaatttttattttaaatctcattCTACAGCTTAACACACACTCACTTGCAAAGAATTTTCACTCCTAGTTTTCCGCTGAATCTGCAATGGTTTCTGCAcaaacacagaaggtggtggtagtggaggagggggtggtggaggtggaggctgGGGAGGAAGGGCTCCAAATGGTTTTTGTGGTAAGGTACGACTCATGATTGGCTGGACTGGCCACACTGGTATTTTTGTAGGGCCTGGAGAGAAATCAACATATTTTCGATAGGAACATGAATCAGCACTTTTTGAATTATTAGACTCCTGTAagagataaaaagagaaaaattcaAAGTATTAGGGACTTTTTTTGGGGGCTGTGGGGTAGGGGAGGTATTTAAAACTACCAACTGACATTGCCCATCAATATATACAAACACAAAACATTACACTGTACTGTGTAATGCAATTAATTATTCTATTTATTGtgcaaatatattcctgttaaatTTACACATTTGGTGCAGCTAACACCTAAATAAGTTTTACAAATTTCCAgacaaaaacaattaaaaataaaaataataaaaataatgaattatGCAAATATGAATTGGTGTGAGACCATAATGGAGAATGGAAAGTTCACATTTTGGGGATCTAATGACAGTCTGAGTCAAGGttacttttgcactgatgtgcacaCCAAACTACCTTGGATTCAGTGTTGACTTGTGTTCACAATCTTGCAGAGCATACGTACATGTTCCTCACTAACCCTGCTCATGTACATGACACTACATTTACCTGTATTATAATCTGCCAAAATTATGGGCAGTTCCTCTCAACCTTCATCCAGTTCAGATATAGATTGAGAAGAGTAAAATGTCATGAGTGACTGATTCCCATGCAGGTCTACTGTCATTAATAACAAATATCTGCATTCAGGAATGCTATCAATTTCTCGACCAGCCCAAAATTCACTCCTAATCTCATATGATGTTAATCTTTTTGAATAGCCTATTAGGCTATTAGCAGCTTGACATTTGAAAGGCAGAGTAAATATTTTGATCGGATCATTTGCCTCTGCTAAAGAGGCTAATAATTTCCTCAACAAATTTAAGAAGACACTATTTTCCTCCTCAGAAATCATGTTAAGTGTACCTAACCTCTGGTGTTGAGGTGTTCAATAATACATCTGCAATAATCATATCTAACAACATACCTTCAACAAAAGCTAATGACAATAAGCATATAAATTTTGTGTTTTGACTAATAAACTCAATAACTGTACCAGTTCAGCTTTTCTTCAGTCCATGGGAACAATCCTGCACCTTATAAAGTAGTTAAATATATTAAATAGTGCAGGCTCCCCTTTCTTTGAATTTATCTAACACAGCTCAATCAGGACCAACAGTTGGATACGTTCAGAAAACCCCTTATTCCAACCCAGATTACGTCAGTATTTATTTTCATACTTTCAACTTTAGCATCAATCATACAATGCAAATCGATATCTTGATAACATCACCTTCTATGGGAATACTTGCAAAGTAGCCAATTAAAACCTGTGTTATTTTGTGGAACCTGTTCAAAGGAATCAATTTCTTTGTGTAATCCTAGACATGTAGACCTCAGAACATTATCAAGATCTATAAACTAATAATGCAGAACATCTACTTTAATGTAAAGGGACATTTCAAGTGGCAAAACATTCCTTCAGTGGATACAGATCGACCACGTCACAAAAGATAGATTTTCAAATTGACAAAGCCAGTACTTTATCCACCAGTACTAGTCTATTCCAGGAATTAGTGATTAAGAATGATTAAATGTGCAGCTGAGCTTAACATTGAGTTCGCATATTCAGGTTTTGCATGAAGTAATTTTAACCATTTCCCAAAACACTGAACACATCCGCTCAAAATCTCCCCCCTCAAATTACAATAGCTTCAACTTATTATCCCCTCTTCATAGCTGTTTTCATCTCTATCTTTTCACAAACATAATATAATAGTACACAATATCATTTCCTGACTAATATATCCCTCATCCACTTTTACACTCATACCTGTATACAGGTTGGCATTCAGATTTAATTCAAAATTTACTTTCCCACTTTGTCAAGTCTTTTTGCAGGCAATTAAAAAGTGTTTTTCTATTCTAACAACAAAAATCTTTATTTCCTCATTTAATTGGCATCATTTACTAGAAATCAGCATTTTCAAGCCTTCAAAGATAACATATATCAGCATTGCACAAGAACATCAAATATCTGCTGCTATATGCAAGTCCAATTAGATCTATAACCCTTTGATATTACTCTGTTTTCTATTATTTAGCCAATTTATAGAGGTTCCACAGATTTGTGCTCCTTGAATATATTTTTACTCATTATATACGTTTTTAATTA
The Chiloscyllium plagiosum isolate BGI_BamShark_2017 chromosome 28, ASM401019v2, whole genome shotgun sequence DNA segment above includes these coding regions:
- the prr11 gene encoding proline-rich protein 11 isoform X2, encoding MALDSDRWCSLIDRSRIGPAVERLDAIGRGWQMAVIRERPAPIGWLTKVMLRLSQRRRKWKIMRKRQTMEKVWNNSKRRLLAKNERNVYKTKPTAAETAGKKGVPVSNSNSSQHELVPIGLVSLVSVRNVLNPLKAVVSSLCSWWLNNINQGLEVMKDILFPSRVYLRELNALRQHIEALEMKLVQLQEICNESNNSKSADSCSYRKYVDFSPGPTKIPVWPVQPIMSRTLPQKPFGALPPQPPPPPPPPPLPPPSVFVQKPLQIQRKTRSENSLQALSKEINRPLSITMKDLINVKLRKTTDGFEKKKTDPERIGGSLSVTVKDLLEVKLRKTQNKVNELEMNTPEKKRSPLVTISDLQGFNFQTKANQLQKSAKMMNTPHKPVVDFRQRLKKVAIERSPGGTPLHKENRDTGTGLTPVMTQALKRKFKMAHPKSPPCSLTPNTSFDEQNSS
- the prr11 gene encoding proline-rich protein 11 isoform X3, encoding MALDSDRWCSLIDRSRIGPAVERLDAIGRGWQMAVIRERPAPIGWLTKVMLRLSQRRRKWKIMRKRQTMEKVWNNSKRRLLAKNERNVYKTKPTAAETAGKKGVPVSNSNSSQHELVPIGLVSLVSVRNVLNPLKAVVSSLCSWWLNNINQGLEVMKDILFPSRVYLRELNALRQHIEALEMKLVQLQEICNVNLESNNSKSADSCSYRKYVDFSPGPTKIPVWPVQPIMSRTLPQKPFGALPPQPPPPPPPPPLPPPSVFVQKPLQIQRKTRSENSLQALSKEINRPLSITMKDLINVKLRKTTDGFEKKKMNTPEKKRSPLVTISDLQGFNFQTKANQLQKSAKMMNTPHKPVVDFRQRLKKVAIERSPGGTPLHKENRDTGTGLTPVMTQALKRKFKMAHPKSPPCSLTPNTSFDEQNSS
- the prr11 gene encoding proline-rich protein 11 isoform X5, with product MLRLSQRRRKWKIMRKRQTMEKVWNNSKRRLLAKNERNVYKTKPTAAETAGKKGVPVSNSNSSQHELVPIGLVSLVSVRNVLNPLKAVVSSLCSWWLNNINQGLEVMKDILFPSRVYLRELNALRQHIEALEMKLVQLQEICNVNLESNNSKSADSCSYRKYVDFSPGPTKIPVWPVQPIMSRTLPQKPFGALPPQPPPPPPPPPLPPPSVFVQKPLQIQRKTRSENSLQALSKEINRPLSITMKDLINVKLRKTTDGFEKKKTDPERIGGSLSVTVKDLLEVKLRKTQNKVNELEMNTPEKKRSPLVTISDLQGFNFQTKANQLQKSAKMMNTPHKPVVDFRQRLKKVAIERSPGGTPLHKENRDTGTGLTPVMTQALKRKFKMAHPKSPPCSLTPNTSFDEQNSS
- the prr11 gene encoding proline-rich protein 11 isoform X4, encoding MALDSDRWCSLIDRSRIGPAVERLDAIGRGWQMAVIRERPAPIGWLTKVMLRLSQRRRKWKIMRKRQTMEKVWNNSKRRLLAKNERNVYKTKPTAAETAGKKGVPVSNSNSSQHELVPIGLVSLVSVRNVLNPLKAVVSSLCSWWLNNINQESNNSKSADSCSYRKYVDFSPGPTKIPVWPVQPIMSRTLPQKPFGALPPQPPPPPPPPPLPPPSVFVQKPLQIQRKTRSENSLQALSKEINRPLSITMKDLINVKLRKTTDGFEKKKTDPERIGGSLSVTVKDLLEVKLRKTQNKVNELEMNTPEKKRSPLVTISDLQGFNFQTKANQLQKSAKMMNTPHKPVVDFRQRLKKVAIERSPGGTPLHKENRDTGTGLTPVMTQALKRKFKMAHPKSPPCSLTPNTSFDEQNSS
- the prr11 gene encoding proline-rich protein 11 isoform X1, translated to MALDSDRWCSLIDRSRIGPAVERLDAIGRGWQMAVIRERPAPIGWLTKVMLRLSQRRRKWKIMRKRQTMEKVWNNSKRRLLAKNERNVYKTKPTAAETAGKKGVPVSNSNSSQHELVPIGLVSLVSVRNVLNPLKAVVSSLCSWWLNNINQGLEVMKDILFPSRVYLRELNALRQHIEALEMKLVQLQEICNVNLESNNSKSADSCSYRKYVDFSPGPTKIPVWPVQPIMSRTLPQKPFGALPPQPPPPPPPPPLPPPSVFVQKPLQIQRKTRSENSLQALSKEINRPLSITMKDLINVKLRKTTDGFEKKKTDPERIGGSLSVTVKDLLEVKLRKTQNKVNELEMNTPEKKRSPLVTISDLQGFNFQTKANQLQKSAKMMNTPHKPVVDFRQRLKKVAIERSPGGTPLHKENRDTGTGLTPVMTQALKRKFKMAHPKSPPCSLTPNTSFDEQNSS